One region of Azoarcus sp. CIB genomic DNA includes:
- a CDS encoding exonuclease SbcCD subunit D C-terminal domain-containing protein codes for MRLLHTSDWHLGQTLHDFDRSYEHAQFLDWLLAQIEAEAPDALLIAGDVFDTANPSAQAQHQFARFLTAARERAPALNIVVIAGNHDSPGRLEATRPFLELFDASVVGQVDRHGPDAFDLDRLVVPLKARDGEVRAWCIAMPFLRPGDVPRIEGAADAYLAGVAALYQRALANAQAKRLPGQAIVAMGHCHMVAGKASENSERRIVIGGAEALPADVFDVAIAYTALGHLHLAQQVNGQANLRYSGSPLPMSFAEIDYPHQIVCVELEGETAKAIRPIRVPRSVELLRVPKTHAPLDEALAELAELDLSAYAGLPPEAQPFLEVRVRLDAPEPGLRARIEDALAGQPVRLARIDPTSHRAKAESERPIVSLTDLEKLEPEQVFERLCGQRINPDLEGREEMMTALRRAFAELQLDPSEEVSA; via the coding sequence ATGCGCCTCCTGCACACCTCCGACTGGCATCTCGGCCAGACGCTCCACGACTTTGACCGCAGCTACGAGCACGCGCAGTTTCTCGACTGGCTGCTCGCGCAAATCGAAGCGGAAGCGCCCGACGCCCTGCTGATCGCGGGTGACGTGTTCGATACCGCCAATCCGTCAGCCCAGGCGCAGCACCAGTTCGCGCGCTTTCTCACGGCCGCTCGCGAGCGAGCACCGGCGCTCAATATCGTCGTGATCGCCGGCAACCACGATTCGCCGGGCCGGCTGGAGGCCACCCGCCCCTTCCTCGAACTCTTCGACGCGAGCGTCGTCGGGCAGGTGGATCGCCACGGCCCGGATGCCTTCGACCTCGACCGCCTCGTCGTGCCGCTGAAGGCCCGCGATGGGGAGGTGCGCGCATGGTGCATCGCGATGCCCTTCCTGCGCCCGGGGGACGTGCCACGGATCGAGGGCGCCGCGGACGCCTACCTTGCGGGCGTCGCGGCCCTGTACCAGCGAGCGCTCGCCAACGCGCAGGCGAAGCGCCTGCCCGGCCAGGCCATAGTCGCCATGGGGCACTGCCACATGGTCGCCGGCAAAGCCTCCGAGAACTCCGAGCGGCGCATCGTCATCGGCGGCGCCGAGGCGCTGCCCGCGGACGTCTTCGACGTCGCCATTGCCTATACGGCCCTCGGCCACCTGCATCTTGCGCAGCAGGTCAATGGCCAGGCCAACCTGCGTTATAGCGGCAGTCCGCTGCCGATGTCCTTCGCCGAGATCGACTACCCGCATCAGATCGTGTGCGTCGAGCTCGAAGGCGAAACCGCGAAGGCGATCCGCCCGATCCGCGTGCCGCGCAGTGTTGAGCTGCTGCGCGTGCCGAAGACGCACGCCCCGCTCGACGAGGCACTCGCCGAACTGGCCGAGCTCGACCTCTCTGCCTACGCCGGCCTGCCGCCCGAAGCGCAACCCTTCCTCGAAGTCCGGGTGCGGCTAGACGCGCCGGAGCCGGGCCTGCGGGCCCGGATCGAAGACGCCTTGGCGGGCCAACCCGTGCGGCTGGCGCGCATCGACCCCACCAGCCACCGTGCCAAGGCTGAGTCCGAGCGCCCCATCGTGTCCCTCACCGATCTCGAAAAACTCGAACCGGAGCAGGTCTTCGAGCGGCTGTGCGGACAGCGCATCAACCCTGACCTGGAAGGACGCGAGGAAATGATGACGGCGCTGCGGCGTGCCTTCGCCGAACTGCAGCTCGATCCTAGCGAGGAGGTGTCGGCATGA